In Porites lutea chromosome 9, jaPorLute2.1, whole genome shotgun sequence, a single window of DNA contains:
- the LOC140948676 gene encoding BTB/POZ domain-containing protein 6-like, with protein sequence MSTETNWQTARPTIRERGRFMLNNDRLSDVKFVVANSNGERESKQVIPAHKFILAIGSPVFEAMFYGELAETKETIELPDCDYESLLELFRYLYSDEVNLSGSNVMGVLYLAKKYIVPSLTDKCVEYLKGKLDPSNVFSVLPSSLKYEEKALEDRCWKVTENQTEAFVKSEGFETIEKSLLEAIVARDTLTIEEVALFKAVDGWATRQCEKQGLAAEGQIKRRILGDEVIKAIRFPVMTVEEFADVVLDTNILYLNEMASLFRFFHSALPSPPLPFSDTLRHGPSSPLRNISFADLFEDDLIW encoded by the coding sequence ATGTCTACGGAAACAAACTGGCAAACGGCAAGACCCACTATCAGAGAAAGAGGCAGGTTTATGCTCAACAACGATCGCTTAAGCGATGTCAAGTTTGTTGTTGCAAACAGCAATGGCGAAAGGGAAAGTAAACAAGTGATTCCAGCTCACAAATTCATACTGGCGATTGGCAGTCCTGTGTTTGAAGCCATGTTTTACGGCGAACTGGCAGAGACTAAAGAAACTATTGAACTGCCTGACTGTGATTACGAGAGTCTGTTGGAGTTGTTTCGTTACCTGTACAGTGATGAAGTGAATTTAAGCGGAAGTAATGTGATGGGAGTGTTATACTTGGCCAAGAAATACATTGTGCCTTCACTCACTGATAAATGCGTGGAATATCTGAAAGGAAAGTTAGATCCTTCCAATGTGTTCAGCGTTCTGCCATCTTCACTGAAATATGAGGAGAAAGCCCTGGAAGATCGATGCTGGAAAGTGACTGAGAATCAGACAGAAGCGTTTGTGAAATCGGAAGGATTTGAGACAATTGAGAAGTCTTTACTTGAAGCAATAGTCGCAAGAGACACTCTGACGATTGAGGAGGTAGCCTTGTTTAAAGCTGTAGATGGCTGGGCAACACGACAGTGTGAAAAGCAAGGTTTGGCAGCAGAAGGTCAAATAAAAAGAAGAATCCTGGGCGACGAAGTAATAAAAGCAATACGCTTTCCAGTGATGACTGTTGAGGAGTTTGCTGATGTTGTTCTTGATACTAACATTCTTTATCTCAATGAAATGGCCTCCCTTTTTAGGTTTTTCCACTCAGCATTGCCTTCCCCCCCTCTGCCTTTTTCAGATACTCTGAGACATGGACCAAGTAGTCCCCTTCGCAACATTTCTTTTGCAGACCTCTTTGAGGACGATTTGATTTGGTGA